A genomic stretch from Schaalia odontolytica includes:
- a CDS encoding PfkB family carbohydrate kinase → MTALFAGLTTLDVLHRLDHVPDPSLKVTSTDFTMAAGGPATNAAVTYAALCAASRSLSFDEAEAASGAALPSGEAPTLLTALGEGPVSAFLAADLAAAGVRVLDATVPALSPAEKASKRGSAPASSLASREPAVSSIIEHPSGRMVASTNARLDANAEQIASDLPERVGAVLIDGHNPILAHAALTLGVPDVDEDDPFALLEARPPHPRILDGGSWKDWLTALLGFVDIAVVSEDFAPPLMEHPDGAQVADFLRGFGIARTVRTRGERSVQYWWDDASGEVCVDAVRDASTLGAGDAFHGAFAWGIERGGDADPERLIRFASAVAAVAVSSFGTRQWLASPALAELVRGW, encoded by the coding sequence ATGACTGCACTCTTCGCCGGGCTCACGACCCTGGATGTCCTGCACCGACTCGACCACGTGCCGGACCCCTCCCTCAAGGTCACATCGACTGACTTCACGATGGCCGCCGGCGGCCCCGCGACGAACGCAGCCGTCACGTACGCGGCACTGTGCGCCGCCTCGCGCTCGCTGTCCTTCGACGAGGCAGAGGCTGCCTCAGGCGCTGCGCTTCCCTCAGGGGAGGCACCGACGTTGCTGACGGCGCTCGGCGAGGGCCCCGTGTCGGCCTTCCTCGCGGCCGACCTGGCAGCCGCGGGTGTGCGCGTCCTGGACGCGACGGTGCCCGCCCTGTCACCCGCTGAGAAGGCAAGCAAGCGCGGGAGTGCCCCGGCCTCGTCGCTTGCGTCACGCGAGCCCGCCGTGTCCTCGATCATCGAGCATCCAAGCGGTCGCATGGTGGCTTCTACGAACGCACGGCTCGACGCCAACGCGGAGCAGATCGCGTCCGACCTGCCTGAGCGCGTCGGCGCGGTCCTGATCGACGGACACAACCCGATACTCGCGCACGCGGCCCTCACCCTGGGCGTGCCCGACGTCGACGAGGACGACCCGTTCGCCCTGCTCGAGGCGCGCCCACCGCACCCGCGCATCCTGGATGGTGGTTCCTGGAAGGACTGGCTCACTGCGCTGCTGGGGTTCGTCGACATCGCCGTTGTGTCCGAGGATTTCGCACCGCCGCTGATGGAGCACCCGGATGGGGCGCAGGTCGCGGACTTCCTACGAGGCTTCGGCATCGCGCGCACGGTGCGCACGCGCGGTGAACGCTCCGTGCAGTACTGGTGGGACGATGCCAGCGGCGAGGTATGCGTCGACGCCGTGCGGGACGCGTCAACATTGGGGGCAGGGGACGCCTTCCACGGGGCTTTCGCGTGGGGAATCGAGCGCGGTGGCGACGCGGATCCAGAGCGCCTGATTCGCTTCGCGTCGGCGGTAGCGGCGGTAGCGGTGTCGTCTTTCGGCACGAGGCAGTGGCTGGCTTCCCCAGCTCTCGCGGAGCTGGTGCGCGGCTGGTAG
- a CDS encoding ADP-ribosylglycohydrolase family protein, which produces MTEFLSRARGAMVGLAVGDAVGTTNEFKWAGTFEPITDMVGGGPFLLKPGQWTDDTSMALCIADSLLAKGRYDSFDVMERYQRWFSKGYRSSTDSCFDIGGQVRAALFDFEHDPRVPVTAERTTSAGNGAIMRLAPVVIAGFRSRSPREVVETARLSARETHYSLEAEAATEVFAALLVGALLGWSPTQLMDVSWASTGEPFDEMAARVISPDPQVRASWEAETSGYIVNGIRLAVHGLLDFPSFKDATLAIANMGGDADTNAAIYGQLGGAFYGIEAIPASWRERVYQGEEIDELACALVDLRLEAPVTRFDEDL; this is translated from the coding sequence ATGACGGAATTTCTTTCTCGGGCGCGCGGCGCCATGGTTGGCCTGGCTGTCGGCGACGCGGTGGGCACCACGAATGAGTTCAAGTGGGCAGGCACCTTCGAGCCGATCACGGACATGGTGGGCGGCGGCCCCTTCCTCCTGAAGCCCGGGCAGTGGACGGATGACACGTCGATGGCCCTGTGCATCGCGGATTCCCTCCTGGCGAAGGGCCGCTACGACTCGTTTGACGTGATGGAGCGCTACCAGCGCTGGTTTTCGAAGGGTTATCGTTCGTCGACGGACAGCTGTTTCGACATCGGTGGCCAGGTGCGCGCCGCGCTGTTCGATTTCGAGCACGATCCGCGTGTGCCTGTGACCGCAGAGCGTACGACCAGCGCGGGTAACGGCGCGATCATGCGCCTGGCACCGGTGGTGATCGCTGGGTTCCGCTCGCGTTCCCCTCGCGAGGTCGTCGAGACCGCTCGCTTGAGCGCACGCGAGACGCATTATTCCCTCGAGGCCGAGGCCGCCACCGAGGTCTTCGCCGCCCTGCTGGTTGGCGCGCTGCTGGGCTGGTCCCCGACCCAGCTCATGGACGTGTCCTGGGCGTCGACAGGTGAGCCGTTCGACGAGATGGCCGCGCGGGTGATCAGCCCGGATCCGCAGGTTCGCGCGTCGTGGGAGGCTGAGACCAGCGGTTACATCGTGAACGGTATTCGCCTGGCGGTGCACGGCCTGCTGGATTTCCCTTCCTTCAAGGATGCGACCCTGGCGATCGCCAACATGGGCGGTGACGCGGATACGAACGCCGCGATTTACGGGCAGCTGGGTGGCGCGTTCTATGGGATCGAGGCCATCCCGGCCTCGTGGAGGGAGCGCGTGTACCAGGGGGAGGAGATCGACGAGCTGGCGTGTGCCCTCGTGGATCTGCGCCTGGAGGCGCCGGTGACGCGTTTCGACGAGGACCTGTAG
- a CDS encoding alpha/beta fold hydrolase, producing the protein MFDLLGRALRRAGYATLAFDYSGHGASGDEIITFDPLIEDFRYASGWLADQGFARQICVGHEFGATVALRSRPPAVQTYVLVSPVLGPLSYDWSLVFSEVQLSELERHGATTVPDDSETVRRQFTLSKRTLADMSMVSGEEVLRGVSVPVLITHDSFDEETGLLDRTRDAFHLLPDGSLVEMTAPPDGIAGEYTPVGGVPVLDEAVDRALAASGSAHLPVLTDVAAKWASRWVPVSR; encoded by the coding sequence ATGTTCGATTTACTCGGTCGCGCACTGCGTCGCGCCGGCTACGCGACGCTGGCCTTCGATTACTCCGGTCACGGTGCCTCGGGCGATGAGATCATCACCTTCGATCCCCTCATCGAAGACTTCCGTTACGCCTCCGGATGGCTCGCTGATCAGGGCTTCGCGCGCCAGATCTGCGTTGGCCACGAGTTCGGTGCCACCGTTGCGCTGCGCTCCCGCCCACCCGCCGTCCAGACCTACGTGCTCGTCTCCCCGGTGCTCGGTCCCCTGTCCTACGACTGGAGCCTCGTGTTCTCTGAGGTGCAGCTCTCGGAGCTCGAACGTCACGGGGCAACGACCGTGCCCGACGACTCCGAGACAGTGCGCCGACAGTTCACCCTGTCCAAGCGTACGCTGGCGGACATGTCCATGGTCTCCGGCGAAGAGGTACTGCGTGGCGTGAGCGTTCCGGTGCTCATCACACACGACTCCTTCGACGAGGAGACCGGCCTGCTCGACCGCACGCGCGACGCCTTCCACCTGCTGCCCGACGGCTCCCTCGTCGAGATGACCGCGCCGCCCGACGGTATCGCGGGCGAGTACACGCCGGTCGGCGGCGTGCCCGTCCTCGACGAGGCCGTGGACCGTGCGCTGGCTGCGTCGGGTTCCGCGCACTTGCCCGTGCTCACGGATGTTGCCGCCAAGTGGGCCAGCCGTTGGGTGCCCGTTAGTCGCTGA
- a CDS encoding VIT1/CCC1 transporter family protein, producing the protein MSTRGNEASAANTDREPTRAQIKRWRKHLAEERMEARTYRDLSERRTGEERAVLRQLEEAERRHEEYWLARLGEHALPAPKPPLRTRAASVLAHLFGTIFILAMAQRAEQRSARDVDDDVPTHMQADEHIHAEVIRSLAAKSRETLAGTFRAAVFGANDGLVSNLALVLGVAATGMEPHVVLLTGISGLLAGALSMAAGEWVSVRSQRELLDASIPDPHAHQVVPDLDVNANELALVFRARGESEEEAEIHAKQVFARLATPATGESGAIAVRAALGGNPESDGAGEQVGTPMKAALSSFSFFAVGAFFPLVPYLLGMTGMTAIIVASVIVGIALLFTGGVVGILSGQSPAPRALRQLLVGYGAAGVTYLLGWLFGTTVA; encoded by the coding sequence TTGAGCACACGAGGGAACGAGGCATCCGCCGCGAACACGGACAGGGAGCCCACGAGGGCGCAGATCAAGCGCTGGCGCAAGCACCTGGCCGAGGAGCGCATGGAGGCTCGCACCTACCGCGACCTCTCGGAGCGCCGAACGGGCGAGGAGCGCGCTGTCCTCCGTCAGCTTGAGGAGGCGGAGCGCCGCCACGAGGAGTACTGGCTGGCGCGCCTGGGTGAGCACGCCCTGCCCGCCCCCAAGCCGCCGCTGCGCACCCGCGCCGCGTCCGTGCTGGCGCACCTGTTTGGCACGATCTTCATTCTGGCGATGGCCCAGCGCGCGGAGCAGCGTTCCGCACGCGACGTGGATGACGACGTGCCGACGCACATGCAGGCGGACGAGCACATTCACGCCGAGGTCATTCGTTCCCTGGCCGCGAAGTCACGCGAGACCCTGGCGGGCACGTTCCGCGCGGCGGTGTTCGGCGCGAACGACGGCCTCGTGTCGAATCTGGCCCTCGTGCTGGGCGTGGCGGCGACCGGCATGGAGCCCCACGTCGTCCTCCTGACGGGAATCTCGGGCCTGCTGGCCGGCGCGCTGTCGATGGCGGCGGGCGAGTGGGTGAGCGTGCGTAGTCAGCGCGAGCTTCTCGACGCCTCGATCCCCGACCCGCACGCGCATCAGGTGGTCCCGGACCTAGACGTGAACGCCAACGAGCTGGCCCTGGTGTTCCGCGCGCGCGGCGAGAGCGAGGAGGAGGCCGAGATCCACGCGAAGCAGGTCTTCGCGCGCCTGGCCACGCCCGCGACCGGAGAGTCCGGCGCGATCGCTGTTCGAGCAGCCCTGGGCGGCAACCCCGAGTCGGACGGGGCTGGCGAGCAGGTGGGCACCCCGATGAAGGCGGCCCTGTCGTCGTTCTCTTTCTTCGCGGTGGGCGCGTTCTTCCCACTGGTCCCCTACCTGCTGGGCATGACCGGCATGACCGCGATTATCGTCGCGTCGGTGATCGTCGGCATCGCGCTGCTGTTCACGGGCGGCGTGGTCGGCATCCTCTCGGGCCAGTCCCCCGCCCCACGCGCGCTGCGTCAGCTCCTGGTGGGCTACGGCGCGGCGGGCGTCACCTACCTGCTGGGCTGGCTTTTCGGCACGACGGTCGCCTGA
- a CDS encoding phosphoribosyltransferase — MGTIASPDASTAPDREVLTWEGFGDASRELTQQVVDSGWIPDLIVAIARGGLIPAGAVAYAMDVKAIGTMNVEFYSGIGETLDEPMLLPPLMDVSAMDGKRVLVVDDVADSGKTLKMVMDLIDKHGLSLDGSSSVRVEARSAVIYKKPVSIIEPDYVWAYTDKWINFPWSTLPVIKP; from the coding sequence ATGGGTACCATCGCCAGCCCCGACGCCAGCACCGCTCCCGACCGCGAAGTCCTGACCTGGGAAGGCTTCGGCGACGCGTCCCGTGAACTCACCCAGCAGGTCGTCGACTCCGGATGGATCCCGGACCTGATCGTCGCCATCGCTCGCGGCGGCCTGATCCCCGCCGGCGCCGTCGCCTACGCGATGGACGTCAAGGCCATCGGCACCATGAACGTCGAGTTCTACTCCGGCATCGGCGAGACCCTCGACGAGCCCATGCTGCTTCCCCCGCTCATGGACGTCTCCGCGATGGACGGCAAGCGGGTCCTCGTCGTCGACGACGTCGCCGACTCCGGCAAGACCCTCAAGATGGTCATGGACCTCATCGACAAGCACGGCCTCTCTCTCGACGGCTCCTCCTCCGTGCGCGTCGAAGCACGCAGCGCGGTTATCTATAAGAAGCCCGTGTCCATCATCGAGCCCGACTACGTGTGGGCGTACACCGACAAGTGGATCAACTTCCCCTGGTCGACGCTGCCCGTCATCAAGCCATGA
- a CDS encoding SprT-like domain-containing protein, whose protein sequence is MNRQEARTLARSLMDAAGLAEWRFRFDNARRRAGVCAHATRTISLSAPLTDLYDEGTIRGVILHEIAHALVGPSHGHDATWKRAARDLGAPDSARLPSSLPSPDAPWVGTCPRCGATRRLYRAPRRVSSCGACSRAFNPALILTWEREGTPTSPGRAYERELASIRRRR, encoded by the coding sequence GTGAATCGCCAGGAGGCGCGCACCCTCGCGCGTTCCCTCATGGACGCGGCCGGCCTCGCCGAGTGGCGTTTTCGCTTCGACAACGCGAGGCGTCGTGCCGGGGTGTGCGCGCACGCGACGCGCACCATCAGCCTGTCCGCCCCGCTCACCGACCTGTACGACGAGGGCACGATCCGAGGAGTGATCCTGCACGAGATCGCCCACGCTCTCGTCGGCCCGTCCCACGGGCACGACGCCACGTGGAAGCGCGCCGCCCGAGACCTCGGGGCACCCGATTCGGCCCGTCTGCCCTCGTCCCTGCCATCCCCCGACGCGCCGTGGGTGGGCACGTGCCCGCGCTGCGGGGCCACCCGACGCCTGTACCGGGCGCCGCGCCGCGTCTCCTCCTGCGGGGCGTGTTCGCGCGCCTTCAACCCCGCGCTGATCCTCACGTGGGAGCGAGAGGGGACCCCGACCTCGCCCGGGCGCGCCTACGAGCGCGAACTAGCCTCGATCCGCCGACGGCGTTAG
- a CDS encoding DUF3418 domain-containing protein, producing MPDSRSSTPPSDPNARGSGPHAPRRANGQRGNVRGRGGAVREGFAQASQGSRDKSDKSGNSKNGKGRGHSDADRTATNARAHRAGRRPQREHARPFRPFTPEQLAQRAAAIPVISFPDLPVSARRDEIASAIRDHQVVIVSGETGSGKTTQLPKICMQLGRGVAGMIGHTQPRRLAARSVADRIADELGQTVGREPGQVVGYQVRFTDEVGPTTLVKLMTDGILLAEIQSDPMLRRYDTLIIDEAHERSLNIDFILGYVARLLPARPDLKVIITSATIDSDRFARHFGTWEGTPGSGRLLEAAPVIEVSGRTYPVEIRYRPLGPTTPSSYTSEAVAEQAEEAGSEDAAQPGPMQLVLEDPDDELATLGYGMGEDIDVETAICHAVDELSAEGDGDILVFLPGERDIRDTEAALLDHLKGRSRRAGDDRGARPTDIEILPLYARLTAAEQHRVFEPHRLRRVVLATNVAETSLTVPGIRYVIDPGLARISRYSNKTKVQRLPIEPVSQASANQRAGRCGRVAEGVTIRLFSQADYVSRPRFTEPEILRTSLASVILQMASLGLGAVEDFPFLDAPDRRSVRDGVALLVEIGALAPDSGTQDAAAASSQYRLTGIGRDLARLPIDPRLGRMLLEAQRLGCASEVLVIVAALSIQDVRERPADHQGTADASHARLADPHSDFITYLNLWRYLAVQARDLSGSAFRRLCRAEFFHYLRWREWRDVVGQLRQMARILGIAAGPVGEPSTGDVVEAAHFGGAQDAAVRAVLTYGQGPASVDADQLHRSLLVGLLSYLGSWDETKRDYEGARGTHFTIWPGSGVSGHPAWVMTAELVETSRLFARTVARIRPEWVEPAAGGLLKRSYSEPFWSVAKGAAMVRERVTLYGLTLAADREVLLGRLGETVIDEAVPVSRSHAPRAGSLEALAAGLVSASKDPLSSGSFEPRHFEELAATREGMSARELAREMFIRNALVDGQWRERHAFQRRNEALVEQAREVERRSRTHGLVADEQARFRFFDDRVPEHVTSAAAFNRWWKDERRERPDLLIYPASLLMPREATSGEGFPDRWQCGDLSLALSYEFAPGSPRDGVSMRIPIEVLERVSDQGTDWLVPGMREDLLTEAIRALPKGVRRLLAPAPDVAASVARWIEQAGDEPVEATPAPDTSAGNASNAGDEPDPLSLDAAMGRLAAWGASSGRVSTRHSPKRTQQGATRKEAPSLGGAEEATRVPAKPRALTEGSVLEALAHAVRVLRGVDLSESDLAHARAHLPDHLLMTFVVTDASGKELGSGKDLAYLQRRLATDANKAVRTAVRAALEEAGEKQARRNKRGRGASDKAASRGGEDSPTSKGAQSAPGKGARSTTDAPASAPAPAPDQAFHADELTQMPTLPRSITQTSGTMTLRAFPALVPQGSASAPAAGVRVMASAAEADREHRAGLARLLLGRVALATKRITTRWTGREALMLAASPYPDTAALVADAQLASALSLVDELSTPADVRDPQAFEALVIAARDAHEDRVYRILSHVVRALEASAQADAAVRAHPQASLEETTRDVARHGRTLLYEGFVSATPASALPHLGRYLRAGAVRIERAASSPGALGRDLEDMDRIHQAEADIASAREALERRPYDARSAAALTQARWMAEELRVSVFAQTLGTPNKVSFKRLLGVLAGAR from the coding sequence ATGCCTGACTCTCGCTCCAGCACGCCTCCGTCCGACCCCAACGCGCGCGGTTCCGGCCCCCACGCGCCTCGACGCGCGAATGGGCAGCGCGGCAACGTCCGAGGACGCGGCGGCGCAGTTCGGGAAGGGTTCGCACAGGCATCTCAGGGCTCGCGCGACAAGAGCGACAAGAGCGGTAACAGCAAGAACGGCAAGGGCCGAGGCCACAGCGACGCTGATCGGACCGCCACCAACGCCCGCGCTCACCGGGCGGGCCGCCGCCCGCAGCGAGAGCACGCGCGCCCCTTCAGGCCCTTCACGCCCGAGCAGCTGGCCCAACGCGCGGCCGCGATCCCGGTGATTTCCTTCCCGGACCTGCCGGTGAGCGCTCGCCGCGACGAGATCGCGAGCGCCATCCGTGACCACCAGGTGGTCATCGTGTCGGGCGAGACGGGCTCGGGCAAGACGACGCAGCTGCCGAAGATCTGCATGCAGCTGGGCCGCGGCGTTGCGGGCATGATCGGGCACACCCAGCCGCGCCGGCTCGCGGCGCGCTCGGTCGCGGACCGCATCGCCGACGAGTTGGGCCAGACCGTGGGCCGCGAGCCCGGCCAGGTGGTCGGCTACCAGGTGCGTTTCACGGACGAGGTCGGCCCGACGACCCTCGTCAAGCTGATGACGGACGGTATTTTGCTGGCGGAGATCCAGTCGGATCCGATGCTGCGCCGCTACGACACGCTCATCATCGACGAGGCCCATGAGCGCAGCCTCAACATCGACTTCATCTTGGGTTACGTGGCACGCCTGCTGCCCGCCCGCCCGGACCTGAAGGTCATCATCACGTCGGCGACGATCGATTCGGATCGTTTCGCCCGCCATTTTGGGACGTGGGAGGGGACACCCGGCTCGGGTCGCCTGCTCGAAGCTGCTCCCGTCATCGAGGTGTCGGGTCGCACGTACCCGGTGGAGATCCGCTACCGTCCGCTCGGCCCGACGACGCCCTCCTCGTACACGTCCGAGGCGGTCGCCGAGCAGGCGGAGGAGGCCGGCAGCGAGGACGCCGCTCAGCCTGGTCCAATGCAGCTGGTTCTGGAGGACCCGGACGACGAGCTGGCGACGCTGGGCTACGGGATGGGCGAGGACATCGACGTGGAGACGGCGATCTGCCACGCGGTGGACGAGCTGAGCGCGGAGGGCGACGGCGACATTCTGGTCTTCCTGCCGGGCGAGCGCGACATCCGCGACACGGAGGCGGCCCTCCTCGATCACCTGAAGGGGCGGTCTAGGCGCGCGGGCGACGACAGGGGCGCACGCCCGACCGACATCGAGATCCTGCCGCTGTACGCGCGACTGACGGCGGCCGAGCAGCATCGCGTGTTCGAGCCGCATAGGCTTCGCCGCGTGGTCCTGGCAACGAACGTTGCGGAGACATCGCTGACGGTTCCGGGCATCCGCTACGTGATCGATCCGGGTTTGGCGCGCATTTCGCGCTATTCGAACAAGACGAAGGTGCAGCGCCTGCCGATCGAGCCGGTCAGTCAGGCGAGCGCGAACCAGCGCGCGGGCCGATGCGGCCGCGTCGCGGAGGGCGTGACGATCCGCCTGTTCTCCCAAGCAGACTACGTCTCGCGTCCGCGCTTCACCGAGCCGGAGATCCTGCGCACCTCCCTGGCCAGCGTCATCTTGCAGATGGCGTCCCTGGGCCTGGGCGCCGTCGAGGACTTCCCGTTCCTGGATGCTCCGGACCGCCGCTCGGTACGCGACGGCGTGGCCCTCCTCGTGGAGATCGGCGCGCTCGCGCCGGACAGTGGGACGCAGGACGCGGCCGCGGCCTCGTCCCAGTACAGGCTGACCGGCATCGGCCGGGACCTGGCGCGTCTGCCGATCGACCCGCGTCTGGGGCGCATGCTGCTGGAGGCGCAGCGCCTGGGCTGCGCCTCGGAGGTGCTCGTCATTGTGGCGGCACTGTCGATCCAGGACGTGCGCGAGCGCCCGGCCGACCATCAGGGCACGGCGGACGCGTCGCACGCGCGCCTGGCGGACCCGCATTCGGATTTCATCACCTACCTGAACCTGTGGCGCTACCTAGCGGTTCAGGCGCGCGACCTGTCGGGGTCGGCTTTCCGACGCCTGTGCCGGGCGGAGTTTTTCCACTACCTGAGGTGGCGCGAGTGGCGCGACGTGGTCGGCCAGCTGCGCCAGATGGCCCGCATCCTCGGGATCGCCGCGGGGCCGGTGGGCGAGCCGTCGACGGGCGACGTCGTGGAGGCCGCCCACTTCGGCGGCGCGCAGGACGCGGCCGTTCGCGCGGTCCTGACCTACGGGCAGGGCCCGGCATCCGTGGATGCGGACCAGCTGCACCGCTCGCTGCTGGTCGGCCTGCTGTCCTACCTGGGGTCGTGGGACGAGACGAAACGCGACTACGAGGGCGCGCGCGGCACGCACTTCACGATCTGGCCGGGTTCAGGTGTGAGCGGCCACCCCGCCTGGGTGATGACCGCGGAGCTCGTGGAGACCTCGCGCCTGTTTGCCCGCACGGTGGCCCGCATCCGCCCGGAGTGGGTCGAGCCGGCGGCGGGCGGCCTGCTCAAGCGCTCGTATTCGGAACCGTTCTGGTCGGTCGCGAAGGGCGCGGCGATGGTCCGCGAGCGCGTGACGCTCTACGGCCTGACACTGGCGGCGGACCGCGAGGTGCTGCTGGGGCGGCTGGGTGAGACGGTCATCGACGAGGCCGTGCCCGTCTCCCGCTCTCATGCTCCGCGCGCGGGGTCGCTGGAGGCGCTGGCGGCGGGCTTGGTGTCGGCGTCGAAGGATCCGCTGTCGTCGGGGTCGTTTGAGCCGCGTCATTTCGAGGAGCTGGCGGCCACCCGCGAGGGGATGAGCGCGCGCGAGCTGGCGCGCGAGATGTTCATTCGCAACGCCCTGGTGGATGGTCAGTGGAGGGAGAGGCACGCCTTCCAGCGCCGTAACGAGGCCTTGGTGGAGCAGGCGCGCGAGGTTGAGCGCCGTAGCCGTACCCACGGCCTCGTGGCGGATGAGCAGGCGCGTTTCCGGTTCTTCGACGATCGTGTCCCCGAGCACGTGACGAGCGCCGCGGCGTTCAACCGCTGGTGGAAGGACGAGCGCCGGGAGCGTCCGGATCTGCTGATTTATCCGGCGTCACTGCTGATGCCGCGCGAGGCCACGTCCGGCGAGGGTTTCCCGGACCGCTGGCAGTGCGGCGACCTGTCCCTGGCCCTGAGCTACGAGTTTGCGCCGGGCAGCCCGCGCGACGGCGTATCGATGCGTATTCCGATCGAGGTGCTCGAGCGCGTGAGCGATCAGGGCACGGACTGGCTGGTGCCGGGCATGCGAGAGGACCTGCTGACCGAGGCAATCCGCGCGCTGCCCAAGGGTGTGCGTCGCCTCCTGGCACCCGCTCCGGACGTGGCCGCGTCGGTGGCGCGGTGGATCGAGCAGGCGGGCGATGAGCCGGTCGAGGCGACGCCCGCGCCGGATACGTCTGCCGGGAACGCAAGCAACGCCGGCGACGAGCCGGATCCTCTGAGCCTGGATGCCGCGATGGGCCGCCTGGCGGCGTGGGGCGCGAGCTCGGGCCGCGTCTCGACGCGTCACTCTCCCAAGAGGACGCAGCAGGGGGCTACGCGCAAGGAGGCCCCGTCGCTTGGTGGCGCCGAGGAGGCGACCCGCGTTCCCGCGAAGCCCCGCGCGCTCACCGAGGGCTCCGTCCTGGAGGCTCTGGCCCACGCGGTGCGCGTCCTGCGCGGCGTGGACCTGAGCGAATCTGACCTGGCGCACGCACGCGCCCACCTGCCCGACCACCTGCTCATGACCTTCGTTGTCACGGATGCCTCGGGCAAGGAGCTCGGCTCGGGTAAGGACCTAGCCTACCTGCAGCGTCGCCTGGCTACCGACGCGAACAAGGCGGTGCGCACGGCCGTTCGCGCTGCCCTCGAGGAGGCCGGCGAGAAGCAGGCGCGCAGGAACAAGCGCGGGCGCGGCGCCTCGGATAAGGCCGCGTCGCGCGGTGGGGAAGACTCCCCCACCTCCAAGGGCGCGCAGTCCGCCCCCGGGAAGGGCGCGCGATCGACCACGGACGCCCCCGCCTCGGCCCCGGCGCCGGCGCCGGACCAGGCATTCCACGCCGACGAGCTCACGCAGATGCCGACGCTGCCTCGGTCGATCACCCAGACCTCGGGCACGATGACGCTGCGGGCCTTCCCTGCCCTGGTCCCCCAGGGCAGTGCGTCCGCGCCGGCGGCGGGCGTGCGCGTCATGGCCAGCGCAGCCGAGGCCGACCGCGAGCACCGAGCCGGCCTCGCCCGACTGCTCCTGGGCCGCGTAGCCCTGGCGACGAAGCGCATCACGACGCGATGGACGGGCCGCGAGGCCCTCATGCTGGCGGCCTCCCCCTACCCGGACACGGCCGCCCTGGTCGCGGACGCGCAGCTGGCCTCGGCCCTCTCCCTCGTGGATGAGCTGAGCACCCCCGCCGACGTGCGCGACCCCCAGGCCTTCGAGGCCCTCGTGATCGCAGCGCGCGACGCGCACGAGGACCGCGTCTACCGGATCCTCTCCCACGTCGTGCGCGCCCTGGAGGCCAGCGCGCAGGCCGATGCAGCCGTGCGCGCCCACCCGCAGGCGTCCCTGGAGGAGACGACGCGCGACGTCGCCCGGCACGGGCGCACCCTGTTGTACGAGGGTTTCGTGTCGGCCACCCCGGCCTCGGCCCTACCTCACCTGGGGCGCTACCTGCGCGCCGGGGCCGTGCGCATCGAGCGCGCCGCATCCTCTCCGGGGGCTCTGGGGCGCGACCTGGAGGACATGGACCGCATCCACCAGGCCGAGGCCGACATCGCCTCGGCGCGCGAGGCCTTGGAACGGCGACCCTACGACGCGCGTAGCGCCGCAGCGCTCACCCAGGCCCGGTGGATGGCCGAGGAACTGCGCGTCTCCGTGTTCGCCCAGACCCTGGGCACGCCGAACAAGGTCTCCTTCAAGCGCCTGCTCGGCGTGCTCGCGGGGGCGCGGTGA
- a CDS encoding YtxH domain-containing protein, which translates to MGTKTGILIGVGIGYILGTRAGRERYEQIRASASKLRRFPVVARPLDAAGQKMSDFVRAGGEQVTDKVADAVKERLFGTPASPTTIDAQATSSSPQR; encoded by the coding sequence ATGGGAACCAAGACCGGAATCCTCATCGGAGTTGGCATCGGATACATCCTGGGCACCCGCGCGGGCCGCGAGCGCTACGAGCAGATCCGTGCGAGCGCCTCGAAGCTGCGTCGTTTCCCAGTCGTCGCGCGTCCCCTGGATGCGGCTGGCCAGAAGATGTCCGACTTCGTGCGTGCGGGCGGCGAGCAGGTGACCGATAAGGTCGCGGATGCCGTGAAGGAACGCCTTTTCGGCACCCCGGCCTCGCCGACGACGATCGACGCGCAGGCCACCTCGTCCTCACCCCAGCGTTGA